AATGAGTTATTACAACTTATTCAAGTTGGGGGTGAAACCTTGAAAATGGTTTCAATTGTTTTCACTTGCTTTGCTGATAGTAAAACTGATTTAGACCAAGTTGTTTCAAATTTAAAAAATGAAATGATAAGAAATCGTTTTACTATTAATGATTTGACATTTCGCCAGTTTGCAACTTATCAATGTTTGTTATTTAACAATAATGATAAATTAAAAAACATTGAGCAAGAAATGGCGACCATTACTCTTGCGAGTGCTTGACCGTTTCCAACTAAACCGTTAAATGATCCACAAGGACTAATAATTGGGGAAAATGAACAACTACAACCAATCATATTTGACATCAAAACCAAGTCATCAATAAGAGCAAGTCATAACGCTTTTATTGTGGGTCAGATGGGGTTTGGAAAAACATTTAATGTTAAAAAACAATTAAATTGATTATATTGTAATAACACAAAAATCTATATTATTGACCCCCAACGCGAATATGGTGGTTTTGCCAATTATCACGGTGGGGAAATTATTGAATTTGGTAATAACCCAAAGGCAAAAATTAACCCCTTAGAAATCTTTACTGATAATTTTTCCGAACATATTTTGTTGTTAGAACAATGGTTTAAAAATTTGTATAGTGATTTAACAAATATTGACCTTGCTAAATTGCAAGAATATATTATTCAGTTGTATAAAAACTTTAAAATTACTGCTGATACAAATTTAAGTAAATTAACTCGAAAAGATTATCCAATTTTAAATGATTTATATAAATTGGTATATCAAAAAGAACAAGATACTTTGTTAGAAAAAATGTTGTGAAAACTAACCAAAGGAGCAGATGGCACATTGTTTAATGGTGTTAGTACCTTAGAAATTAAAAGCGACTTGATTGTTTTTGATATTTACAATATGGCAAAATCAAAAACAATTGCTAACGCACAAATGTATTTGTTGTTAGCGTTGCTTGACCGTGTTATGAAAAAGAATAAGAAAAATAATTTAACCTTGCCACCGGAAGAACAAAGTTGAGTTTGTATTGCGGTGGATGAAGCACATTTATTAATTAACCAAGATAATCTGCTTGCCCTTAATTATTTATTTACTTTATCGAAAACTTGTCGTAAATTTAACGGAATTTTATATATTTTAACGCAAAGCATTGGCGACTTTACCCAGCACGGAGAAAATGTTAAACGCCAAGCGCAGGGAATAATTGAACAGTGTACTTATCAATTTATTCATCACTTGAATTCAATTGGTTTGCAAAATTATACTGAATTATTGACTGATAACAATATGATAAATGCCTATGAGAAAAATGTTATTTTAACTCCTAAAAAGGGACTGTGTTTGTTTAGTATTAATGATAAACGCTATATTTTGCAAGTTATCGCAACAAGTGAAGAAATCAAAGCAATTGGTACCCAAGAAGACATTAATAATTTAGGAAAGGAAATATAGTTTATGGAAACAAAACAAAACGAATGAATAACAGTTAACATTTTGGCACGCAGAAAACTAAAACGCGAAACCGAGAAAGCCGTTTTATTTTCTATTCCTAAACATAAAGGTTTGTCGGTGTGAATTAATAAAAAATGTATTCACGCTTTGCGTAACGGAAAAGTGTTTGCTGTTGGTGTTAAAAAGAATGATGAATATACAATATGAACATATGACCCTGATAGCAAGCAACATTTAAAAAGTGAGATATGACAAGGTCAACACTTAATCAATTTGTATCAAAATGAATTTAAAAAAATTGTTGCTTGACTTAACAAACAACAATCGCTAAATAAATAAAATCGTTTATAACGCATTGAGTTGATATCTTATTCGTTAAAATAACGTTCGATGCGCCACAGAGGACGATTTTTTTATAGAAAGGTAGGTGTTTAAAATGTGAAAAAAAATTAAAAATTGGCGCGATAAAAATATTAGCAATAAAATTTTTTATTGATTTATTTTTATTTTAGTAATACCGTTTATGCTTGTATGTTTGATAAATTGTGCTTCGGCAATTATTATTATGTTTTTAAAATACCATACACTAGATTTTAAAAACTTTTATATTGCTTATGCTGATAAATACAGTTGGTTAATTTCAATTGTTTTGTTTATTATTGCATTCTTATTTTTCTTGTGATTTTATGTAAGTCATAAAATAGATAATATGGATAGTCCTAAAACAAAACAACAAAAATCAAACAAAGCAAGTGATAAAGAATTTAAAACATTACAGTTAAAAATGCTTGCGCTTAATAATAGGTATGGTATTCCAAAAAATAATTTAACTCAACATACTTTATTGGTTGGTACAACTGGGAGTGGTAAAACAACAACATTAATGTTTTTAGTAAAACAATTAACTCAAATATTTAAACAGACCACAATAATAATTGATGGTAAGGGGGATATTGATTTAATTAATAAAGTTAAACAACTAGACCCTAGTGCCTTTGTTTGAGAAATTGGTGGCACAACGGAATATAATCCGTTTGCGACAAAAGATAGTGTTGTATTATCTGATAAGATAATGTCGTTGTTTGATTTTTCCGAACCGCATTATGAAGCATTGGTAAATGATTATGTGTTGATTTTAACCGAAACATTAATTAATAAAAATATTGATTTAACATTAGAAAATATTATTAAATATTTTGATATTTCAGAATTAAAACAATTAATTAGTAAAAAAAACAGCAATTATGAATATTTAGAAAAAATCAATGAAGAT
The nucleotide sequence above comes from Spiroplasma melliferum. Encoded proteins:
- a CDS encoding Mob (plasmid), with the protein product MWKKIKNWRDKNISNKIFYWFIFILVIPFMLVCLINCASAIIIMFLKYHTLDFKNFYIAYADKYSWLISIVLFIIAFLFFLWFYVSHKIDNMDSPKTKQQKSNKASDKEFKTLQLKMLALNNRYGIPKNNLTQHTLLVGTTGSGKTTTLMFLVKQLTQIFKQTTIIIDGKGDIDLINKVKQLDPSAFVWEIGGTTEYNPFATKDSVVLSDKIMSLFDFSEPHYEALVNDYVLILTETLINKNIDLTLENIIKYFDISELKQLISKKNSNYEYLEKINEDDILGMRSRLNVYRQQLKISIGINNNLLELITKHKTILFSINSLMYPKLAGSVGKIIIQDLKELTTLKSVNQKINIVLDEFNVFASETIVNLINKSRSFNYQCFLSFQTINDLKTNNMNLTDTIFGNVSTIVCHNIKDPNTAEYVASVFGTQETEKLTRQLDFKNNTADMGSVRAVDEFIVHPNDLKTLKIGECYFKTTLSSGKLFIKKIAVDPTCLDGLIQHLNK